A genomic region of Methanothermobacter thermautotrophicus str. Delta H contains the following coding sequences:
- the nadA gene encoding quinolinate synthase — protein MLNQLQRDILRLKKEKNAIILAHNYQSREIQEIADFKGDSLELCIEASRIEGKDIVVFCGVDFMAETAYILNPDKKILIPDRGAECPMAHMLSAEDVRMARKRYPDAAVVLYVNTLAEAKAEADILCTSANAVRVVESLDEDLVLFGPDRNLAWYVQEHTDKTIIPIPEEGHCYVHKMFTAGDVMAAKEKYPEAELLIHPECDPEVQELADHILSTGGMLRRVLESDAESFIIGTEVDMTTRISLESDKKTIPLLEEAICENMKLHTLEKVKNSLINEEFVVTVPDEIARRARRAVERMIRVSE, from the coding sequence ATGTTAAATCAGCTGCAAAGGGACATTCTAAGGTTAAAGAAGGAAAAAAATGCAATTATACTCGCACACAATTACCAGAGCAGAGAGATACAGGAGATTGCAGATTTTAAAGGGGATTCTCTTGAGCTCTGCATTGAGGCATCAAGGATAGAGGGAAAGGACATTGTCGTCTTCTGTGGAGTGGACTTCATGGCCGAGACAGCCTACATACTGAATCCTGATAAGAAGATCCTGATACCTGACAGGGGTGCTGAGTGTCCCATGGCACACATGCTCAGTGCAGAGGATGTGAGAATGGCTAGGAAGAGGTATCCTGATGCCGCCGTTGTTCTCTACGTTAACACCCTCGCAGAGGCGAAGGCCGAGGCTGATATCCTGTGCACATCAGCAAATGCCGTCAGGGTTGTTGAAAGCCTTGATGAAGACCTGGTTCTCTTTGGACCCGACAGGAACCTGGCATGGTACGTCCAGGAGCATACAGACAAAACCATAATACCCATCCCAGAGGAGGGGCACTGCTACGTCCACAAGATGTTCACGGCCGGCGATGTGATGGCTGCAAAGGAGAAGTATCCTGAAGCTGAGCTCCTCATACACCCCGAATGTGACCCCGAGGTCCAGGAACTTGCAGACCACATTCTGAGCACCGGAGGAATGCTCCGCAGGGTCCTTGAATCGGACGCTGAGAGTTTCATAATCGGGACAGAGGTTGACATGACGACCCGCATCAGCCTTGAATCAGACAAGAAGACCATACCCCTCCTTGAAGAGGCCATATGTGAGAACATGAAACTCCATACCCTAGAGAAGGTTAAAAATTCCCTGATAAACGAGGAATTTGTTGTTACAGTCCCTGATGAAATCGCCAGGAGGGCCAGGAGGGCTGTTGAAAGGATGATCAGGGTATCAGAATAA